A region of Pseudomonas sp. Marseille-Q3773 DNA encodes the following proteins:
- a CDS encoding ATP-binding cassette domain-containing protein has translation MISLHGVRKTRGHGAQRYSLQIDRLQLAAGARVALVGPSGCGKSTLLDLLALVLAPDAAEGFVFAGADVAGLWRQRRLDQLAALRSRQLGYVLQAGGLLGFLDVRGNIRLPRQLLGLGEDGSVERLAEALDVHDQLAKKPAALSLGQRQRVSCARALAHAPALLLADEPTAALDPVNAERVMQLLLREAQARHVTCVLATHDEALARQAGLDVLRMACRRDADGGVTASLVQAV, from the coding sequence ATGATCAGCCTGCATGGGGTGCGCAAGACGCGCGGGCACGGCGCCCAGCGCTACAGCCTGCAGATCGACCGGCTGCAGCTGGCGGCTGGGGCACGGGTGGCGCTGGTCGGCCCCAGCGGCTGCGGCAAGAGCACCTTGCTCGACCTGCTGGCACTGGTACTGGCACCGGATGCCGCCGAGGGCTTCGTCTTTGCTGGCGCCGATGTGGCTGGCCTGTGGCGCCAGCGCCGTCTCGACCAGCTGGCGGCGCTGCGCAGCCGCCAGCTGGGCTATGTGCTGCAGGCCGGCGGCTTGCTCGGCTTCCTCGATGTGCGGGGCAATATCCGCCTGCCGCGGCAGCTGTTGGGGTTGGGCGAGGACGGCAGCGTCGAACGCCTGGCCGAGGCGCTGGATGTGCATGACCAGTTGGCCAAGAAGCCTGCCGCGTTGTCGCTGGGGCAACGCCAGCGGGTCAGCTGCGCCCGGGCCCTGGCGCATGCGCCGGCGTTGCTGCTGGCCGACGAGCCTACCGCAGCGCTGGACCCGGTGAACGCCGAGCGGGTCATGCAGTTGCTGCTGCGCGAGGCCCAGGCGCGCCATGTAACCTGCGTGCTCGCCACCCATGACGAAGCGCTGGCGCGCCAGGCCGGGCTGGACGTGCTGCGCATGGCCTGCCGGCGCGATGCCGACGGCGGCGTCACCGCCAGCCTGGTGCAGGCCGTCTGA